One Panicum virgatum strain AP13 chromosome 3N, P.virgatum_v5, whole genome shotgun sequence DNA segment encodes these proteins:
- the LOC120664868 gene encoding ATP-dependent 6-phosphofructokinase 6-like, with amino-acid sequence MGRRRRSGRSWGHDDGERAPPEQAPKAALPFSATCVRISRDSYPNLRALRNASSVSLADAAYVKISEGDSGYVLDDVPHLTDYVPDIQTYPNPLQDHPAYSTVKQYFVNEDDTVPQKVVVQKNSRRGVHFRRAGPRQRIYFGPDEVKACIVTCGGLCPGLNTVIRELVCGLSHMYNVNSIFGIQNGYKGFYSSNYLPLTPKSVNDIHKRGGTILGTSRGGHDTKKIVDNIQDRGINQVYIIGGDGTQKGAYEIFKEIRKRGLKVSVAGIPKTIDNDIAIIDKSFGFDTAVEEAQRAIDSAHVEACSAENGIGLVKLTGRYSGFIAMYATLASRDVDCCLIPESPFYMDREGGLLEYIERRLKENKHMVIVVAEGAGQDLIAKSIAKSDQQDASGNKLLLDIGLWLTHKIKDYFKTKKMEMTIKYIDPTYMIRAIPSNASDNVYCTLLAHSAIHGAMAGYSFTVGMVNGRHTYIPFYRVTSTRNKVKITDRMWARLLSSTNQPSFLSQKDIDEAREADRLANKPPLPTGASHRVASSFEQSASSSSN; translated from the exons atggggaggaggaggaggagcgggaggagCTGGGGGCACGACGACGGGGAGCGTGCGCCGCCGGAGCAGGCGCCCAAGGCGGCGCTGCCGTTCTCGGCCACGTGCGTGCGGATCTCGCGCGACTCGTACCCGAACCTCCGCGCCCTGCGCAACGCCTCCTCCGTCAGCCTCGCGGACGCCGCCTACGTCAAGATCTCCGAGGGCGACTCTGGGTACGTGCTTGACGACGTGCCGCACCTCACCGACTACGTCCCTGACATCCAG ACTTATCCTAATCCGTTACAAGACCATCCAGCCTATTCAACTGTCAA GCAGTACTTCGTCAATGAAGATGATACTGTACCGCAAAAG GtggttgttcagaagaacaGCCGGCGTGGCGTCCACTTCCGTCGTGCCGGGCCTCGTCAGAGG ATTTATTTTGGTCCCGATGAAGTAAAAGCCTGCATTGTAACTTGTGGAGGCCTCTGCCCTGGGCTTAACACTGTTATCAGAGAACTGGTGTGTGGCTTGTCACACATGTACAATGTCAACAGCATCTTTGGAATACAG AATGGATACAAAGGGTTTTATTCTAGCAACTACCTTCCCCTGACACCGAAGAGTGTCAACGACATCCACAAAAGGGGTGGTACAATTCTTGGGACGTCACGAGGTGGTCATGATACAAAGAAGATTGTTGATAACATTCAAGATCGTGGGATTAATCAG GTGTATATCATTGGAGGAGATGGAACTCAGAAGGGAGCATACGAGATATTCAAG GAAATCCGAAAACGTGGCCTGAAAGTTTCTGTGGCTGGAATCCCCAAGACAATTGATAATGACATTGCG ATTATCGACAAGTCCTTTGGTTTTGATACGGCTGTGGAAGAGGCCCAGCGTGCCATTGATTCAGCTCATGTGGAAGCTTGCAGCGCTGAGAATGGAATAGGCTTAGTAAAACTGACGGGGCGTTATAGTG GGTTCATTGCAATGTATGCTACTCTTGCTAGTCGAGATGTG GACTGCTGTTTGATTCCAGAGTCTCCATTTTATATGGATAGAGAAGGCGGACTGCTTGAATATATAGAAAGGAGGCTGAAAGAGAACAAGCACATGGTTATCGTTGTTGCTGAGGGAGCAGGGCAGGATCTTATCGCAAAAAGTATAGCCAAATCAGATCAACAAGATGCATCCGGAAATAAGCTGCTGCTTGATATTGGTCTTTGGTTGACTCACAAGATAAAG GATTACTTCAAGACTAAAAAGATGGAGATGACGATTAAGTACATAG ATCCTACATACATGATCCGTGCCATTCCAAGCAATGCATCAGATAACGTGTACTGCACACTTCTGGCTCACAGTGCTATCCATGGTGCAATGGCAGGGTACAGCTTCACTGTTGGAATGGTCAACGGTAGACATACCTATATACCTTTCTAT AGGGTGACATCCACAAGGAACAAGGTTAAGATCACTGACAGGATGTGGGCGAGGCTGCTATCGTCGACTAACCAGCCAAGTTTCTTGAGTCAGAAGGACATCGATGAAGCGAGGGAGGCTGATAGGCTTGCCAACAAGCCACCACTGCCGACGGGCGCCAGCCATCGTGTGGCGAGCTCCTTCGAGCAGtctgcttcttcatcttccaaCTGA
- the LOC120664869 gene encoding mitochondrial-processing peptidase subunit alpha-like — translation MYRAAGSHLRSLKHLGATRLASTSVVKQPQGGLFSWLLGGNSSQLPPLDVPLPGITIPPPLPDFVEPSKTKITTLPNGIKIASEMSPSPAVSVGLYIDCGSIYETPVSSGVSHLLERMAFKSTVNRSHLRLVREVEAIGGNVSASASREQMSYTYDALKNYTPEMVEVLIDSVRNPAFLEWEVKEQLQKIKSEIAEVSVNPQGLLLEALHSAGYSGALAKPLMASESAVNRLDVSILEEFVAEHYTAPRMVLAASGVEHDTLVSVVEPLLSDLPSVKRPEEPKSVYVGGDYRCQADSPSTHIALAFEVPGGWNQEKTAMVVTVLQMLMGGGGSFSAGGPGKGMHSRLYLRVLSNYQQIESFSAFNSVYNNSGLFGIYAVTSPDFSSKAVDLAAGELLEIATPGKVSQEQLDRAKEATKSAILMNLESRSIASEDIGRQVLTYGERKPIEYFLKTVEEITLNDISSTAKKIMSSPLTMASWGDVIHVPSYESVSRKFHSK, via the exons ATGTACCGCGCCGCGGGGAGCCACCTGCGCTCCCTGAAG CATCTCGGTGCTACCAGGCTTGCTAGTACAAGTGTTGTGaagcagccccaaggtggtctTTTCAGCTGGCTTCTTGGGGGAAATTCAAGCCAACTTCCTCCCCTAGATGTTCCGCTACCAGGCATTACTATTCCCCCACCTCTACCAGACTTTGTAGAACCATCTAAGACAAAAATCACTACTCTTCCAAATGGCATCAAGATTGCCTCGGAAATGTCACCG AGCCCAGCAGTCTCAGTGGGTCTGTATATTGACTGTGGTTCCATTTATGAAACACCCGTTTCATCTGGAGTCTCCCATCTATTGGAGAGAATGGCCTTCAAGAGCACAGTAAATCGTAGTCACTTGCGGCTAGTTCGTGAGGTAGAAGCCATTGGAGGAAATGTCTCCGCATCAGCTTCCCGTGAGCAAATGAGCTATACCTACGATGCATTAAAGAACTATACACCAGAAATGGTTGAAGTTCTCATTGACAGTGTGAGGAATCCAGCATTTCTTGAATGGGAGGTCAAGGAGCAG CTCCAGAAGATCAAATCTGAAATAGCTGAAGTGTCTGTTAATCCTCAAGGTCTACTTCTGGAGGCGCTTCATTCAGCTGGATATTCTGGGGCACTTGCAAAACCTTTGATGGCTTCAGAATCTgctgtaaaccggttggatgttAGCATCTTGGAGGAATTTGTAGCT GAACACTATACTGCTCCCAGGATGGTTCTTGCAGCATCAGGAGTTGAGCATGATACTTTGGTTTCAGTTGTAGAACCACTTCTATCTGACCTTCCCAGTGTGAAACGTCCTGAAGAGCCAAAATCGGTGTACGTTGGAGGCGACTATCGTTGCCAAGCAGATTCTCCA AGCACACATATTGCACTTGCTTTTGAGGTGCCTGGTGGCTGGAATCAAGAGAAAACTGCAATGGTTGTGACAGTGCTTCAG ATGCTCATGGGAGGAGGAGGGTCCTTCTCTGCTGGTGGGCCTGGAAAGGGAATGCATTCTCGATTAT ATCTCCGTGTCTTGAGCAATTACCAGCAGATCGAATCATTCTCTGCTTTCAACAGTGTCTATAACAATTCAGGTCTTTTTGGAATTTATGCAGTCACT AGCCCAGACTTCTCGTCAAAGGCTGTGGATTTGGCAGCAGGTGAACTCCTTGAGATTGCAACTCCTGGAAAAG TTTCACAAGAACAGCTTGATCGTGCTAAAGAGGCAACCAAATCCGCCATTCTGATGAACTTGGAATCAAGG TCCATAGCATCTGAAGATATTGGAAGACAGGTTCTGACTTATGGGGAAAG GAAACCCATTGAATATTTCCTGAAAACAGTTGAGGAGATCACCTTGAATGACATTTCGTCAACTGCAAAGAAGATCATGTCTTCACCGCTTACAATGGCATCATGGGGCGATG TTATTCATGTTCCTAGCTATGAGTCTGTCAGCCGCaagtttcactcaaagtga
- the LOC120664871 gene encoding phosphatidylglycerophosphate phosphatase PTPMT2-like, whose product MRIRELRDGLEVEDDERAEEASGGGEVVAVVRLKAKRALVGAGARFLFYPTLLYNVVRNRFEAEFRWWDRVDQYVLLGAVPFPSDVPRLKQLGVRGVVTLNEPYETLVPTSLYQSHGINHLEIPTRDYLFAPSLEHICRAVDFIHWNEMQGGSTYVHCKAGRGRSTTIVLCFLIKYRNMTPEAALDHARSVRPRVLLAPAQWEAVKTFSTLSATYNARYLSIESSNLTCSALSYEESSEHSSMLTSRCHSPKSSDEDSATSDEESSEASVADPEVYGYATTEFDSEHFVLPRCGSMLSRPTSPTRCSDLVFITEADLEGYESFTDVGEDDVEDEVEVVVRHKPIMRKLSCFLGSLKLTSNCQPPPSRLTEVRAC is encoded by the exons ATGAGGATTCGGGAGCTCCGGGATGGGCTGGAGGTGGAGGAcgacgagcgggcggaggaggcgagcggtggcggcgaggtggtCGCGGTTGTGCGGTTGAAGGCGAAGCGCGcgctcgtcggcgccggcgcgaggTTCCTGTTCTACCCGACCCTGCTCTACAACGTCGTCCGCAACCGGTTCGAGGCCGAGTTCCGCTGGTGGGATCGCGTTGACCAG TATGTTCTGCTAGGTGCTGTTCCATTCCCTAGCGATGTTCCGCGCCTGAAGCAACTTGGAGTTAGAGGAGTTGTCACATTGAATGAACCCTATGAAACTCTGGTTCCAACATCCCTATACCAG TCTCATGGTATTAATCATCTTGAAATTCCCACAAGGGACTACCTGTTTGCCCCCTCCCTTGAGCATATTTGTCGGGCAGTGGATTTTATCCATT GGAATGAAATGCAAGGTGGTAGCACCTATGTCCACTGTAAGGCTGGAAGGGGACGAAGCACCACTATAGTTTTGTGCTTTTTG ATCAAGTACAGGAATATGACTCCGGAAGCAGCTTTGGATCATGCACGGTCTGTGAGGCCCAGAGTGCTTTTAGCGCCAGCACAGTGGGAG GCTGTTAAAACATTCAGCACACTCAGTGCCACGTACAACGCCAGATACCTTTCGATTGAGAGCTCAAACCTGACCTGCTCAGCGCTATCTTATGAAGAATCCAGTGAACACTCTAGTATGCTGACCAGCAGATGCCATTCCCCAAAGAGCTCGGATGAAGACTCGGCAACATCTGATGAAGAATCCAGTGAAGCATCTGTCGCAGACCCTGAAGTTTATGGCTATGCCACCACCGAGTTTGACAGTGAGCATTTTGTTTTACCTCGCTGCGGGAGTATGCTGTCCAGGCCGACAAGCCCCACCAGGTGCAGTGACTTGGTCTTCATAACTGAAGCAGATCTAGAGGGCTACGAGTCCTTCACTGATGTTGGGGAGGATGATGTTGAAGATGAAGTGGAAGTAGTGGTCCGCCACAAGCCCATCATGAGGAAGCTCTCCTGCTTCCTTGGGTCCTTGAAGCTCACAAGTAACTGCCAACCACCACCGAGTCGGTTGACTGAGGTTCGAGCCTGCTAG
- the LOC120664872 gene encoding uncharacterized protein LOC120664872, with the protein MSFRLGAVEGDEELFDMASAVSGGGDSDADEGDQDHFPDGGAGGRGQRAFVPQPLRRMNSDSIYDMTSMMSQLPPKKGLSRYYEGKSQSFACMSEVRCLEDLRKKDNPYKQKVKSCKSYVALGGIAKKPSSGSCANLSLEAANGFRAPPIQNGYHQ; encoded by the exons ATGAGCTTCAGGCTCGGGGCCGTGGAGGGGGACGAGGAGCTGTTCGATATGGCGTCGgccgtctccggcggcggcgactccgaCGCCGACGAGGGGGACCAGGACCACTtcccggacggcggcgcgggcgggcgtgGCCAGCGCGCGTTCGTGCCGCAGCCGCTGCGGAGGATGAACTCGGACAGCATCTACGACATGACGTCCATGATGTCGCAGCTCCCGCCCAA GAAGGGCCTGTCGCGGTACTACGAGGGCAAGTCCCAGTCGTTCGCGTGCATGTCGGAGGTGCGCTGCCTGGAGGACCTGCGCAAGAAGGACAACCCCTACAAGCAGAAGGTCAAGTCGTGCAAGAGCTACGTCGCGCTGGGAGGGATAGCCAAGAAGCCCTCCTCGGGCTCCTGCGCCAACCTGAGCCTCGAGGCCGCCAACGGCTTCAGGGCGCCGCCGATTCAGAACGGGTACcatcagtag
- the LOC120667407 gene encoding profilin-9-like, with translation MSWQTYVDEHLMCDIEGHHLTSAAIVGHDGAVWAQSAAFPQFKTEETASMMKDFDEPGHLAPTGLFLGPTKYMVIQGEPGAVIRGKKGSGGITVKKTGQALIIGIYDEPMTPGQCNLVVERLGDYLIEQGM, from the exons aTGTCGTGGCAGACGTACGTGGACGAGCACCTGATGTGTGACATCGAGGGCCACCACCTCACCTCGGCGGCGATCGTcggccatgacggcgccgtctGGGCTCAGAGCGCCGCGTTCCCGCAG TTCAAGACCGAGGAGACGGCCAGCATGATGAAAGATTTCGATGAGCCGGGGCACCTCGCCCCGACCGGCCTGTTCCTTGGACCCACGAAATACATGGTCATCCAGGGCGAACCTGGCGCTGTCATCCGTGGCAAGAAG GGATCTGGCGGCATCACGGTGAAGAAGACTGGGCAGGCGCTCATCATTGGCATCTACGACGAACCGATGACTCCCGGGCAGTGCAACCTGGTGGTGGAGAGGCTCGGCGATTACTTGATTGAACAAGGCATGTAG